One genomic window of Halorubrum hochsteinianum includes the following:
- a CDS encoding ABC transporter ATP-binding protein: MSEVGPPESDPEALLQVRDLCKHFDNESGLLAGVELDDEFPFVSRSTSDVRAVDGVSFDIKEGETLGLVGESGCGKSTLARTVLRLLEPTSGSVYFQGQDLASMSGEPLRRMRKDMQMIFQDPQSSLDPRMKVGPIVEEPMKAHGMLDEEGREARAKELLEKVGLDPQHYNRYPHAFSGGQRQRVNLARALSVNPDFIVCDEPVSALDVSIQAQVLNTMEELQDEFDLTYLFIAHDLSVIRHISDRVAVMYLGEIVELADKEELFENPKHPYTRALLDAIPVPDPRSGGRKALLSGDVPSPIDPPSGCRFRTRCPSVIQPDEYDMADEAWRNVVEFQRAVERRAFEETDPDALRDRYFDDATPGGDAGTLLDEALGHIERDEFEDAEQLLVERFADQSVCATANPAYEVGSELGDDRHYAACHLRRDEAVAAAVDEGAFDDAARAGRPEADD, from the coding sequence ATGAGCGAGGTCGGGCCGCCCGAGTCGGACCCCGAGGCCCTCCTTCAGGTCCGCGACCTGTGCAAGCACTTCGACAACGAGAGCGGACTCCTCGCCGGCGTCGAGCTCGACGACGAGTTCCCGTTCGTCAGCCGGTCCACCTCGGACGTCCGGGCGGTCGACGGCGTGAGCTTCGACATCAAGGAGGGGGAGACGCTCGGGCTCGTCGGCGAGTCCGGCTGCGGGAAGTCGACGCTGGCGCGCACCGTCCTCCGCCTGCTCGAACCGACGAGCGGGAGCGTCTACTTCCAGGGGCAGGATCTCGCGTCGATGTCCGGCGAGCCGCTGCGGCGGATGCGGAAGGACATGCAGATGATCTTCCAGGACCCGCAGTCCTCGCTCGACCCCCGGATGAAGGTCGGACCGATCGTCGAGGAGCCGATGAAGGCGCACGGCATGCTCGACGAGGAGGGCCGCGAGGCGCGCGCGAAGGAACTGCTGGAGAAGGTGGGGCTCGACCCGCAACACTACAACCGGTACCCCCACGCGTTCTCCGGCGGGCAGCGCCAGCGCGTGAACCTCGCCCGCGCGCTGTCGGTGAACCCCGACTTCATCGTCTGCGACGAGCCGGTGAGCGCCCTCGACGTCTCCATCCAGGCGCAGGTGCTCAACACGATGGAGGAGCTCCAAGACGAGTTCGACCTGACGTACCTGTTCATCGCGCACGACCTGAGCGTCATCCGGCACATCTCGGACCGCGTCGCGGTGATGTACCTCGGCGAAATCGTCGAGCTGGCGGACAAAGAGGAGCTGTTCGAGAACCCGAAACACCCGTACACGCGGGCGCTACTCGACGCGATCCCGGTTCCCGACCCGCGGAGCGGCGGGCGGAAGGCGCTCTTGTCCGGGGACGTTCCCTCGCCGATCGACCCGCCCTCCGGCTGTCGGTTCCGGACGCGGTGTCCGAGCGTGATCCAGCCGGACGAGTACGACATGGCCGACGAGGCGTGGCGGAACGTCGTGGAGTTCCAGCGGGCGGTCGAGCGCCGGGCGTTCGAGGAGACCGACCCGGACGCGCTCCGCGACCGGTACTTCGACGACGCGACCCCGGGCGGCGACGCGGGCACGCTGCTCGACGAGGCGCTCGGGCACATCGAGCGCGACGAGTTCGAGGACGCCGAACAGCTCCTCGTCGAGCGGTTCGCCGACCAGAGCGTCTGCGCGACCGCGAACCCCGCCTACGAGGTGGGGTCGGAGCTCGGCGACGACCGCCACTACGCGGCGTGTCACCTGCGGCGCGACGAGGCGGTCGCCGCGGCCGTAGACGAGGGCGCGTTCGACGACGCGGCGCGGGCCGGCAGACCGGAAGCGGACGACTGA
- a CDS encoding dihydroneopterin aldolase family protein, giving the protein MASDAQQACFEAGIKFGSLYHQFAGTPVSPSSARSLEAAMAESIENQPHCESVDVTIRDDRVADAIDHENGYTELTGSLMDVEMRIEYEGVTVRTRMEMENGYPLMKLVEVIDDGESRSADPAQSGDGDPNA; this is encoded by the coding sequence ATGGCAAGCGACGCCCAGCAGGCGTGTTTCGAGGCCGGGATCAAGTTCGGCTCGCTGTACCACCAGTTCGCCGGCACGCCCGTCAGCCCGTCGAGCGCGCGGAGCCTGGAGGCCGCGATGGCCGAGTCGATCGAGAACCAGCCGCACTGCGAGTCGGTCGACGTGACGATCCGCGACGACCGCGTGGCCGACGCCATCGACCACGAGAACGGCTACACCGAACTCACCGGCTCCCTGATGGACGTCGAGATGCGGATCGAGTACGAGGGGGTCACCGTCCGCACCCGGATGGAGATGGAGAACGGCTACCCGCTGATGAAACTGGTCGAGGTGATCGACGACGGCGAGTCGCGGTCCGCCGACCCGGCGCAGTCCGGCGACGGCGACCCGAACGCTTAG
- a CDS encoding amidohydrolase, whose protein sequence is MDYLRVAGGRVLRPDGRVERADVAVDRDEGTIRAVGPPDEVDDAVGATADETLDASDSLVIPGLVNAHTHVAMTLLRGYADDKPLDPWLREDIWPAEAELTPDDVEAGAALGAVEMIRSGTTAFADMYFETDRVADVVDRAGLRARLGHGVVTVGKDDADARADVEEGLAVARDLDGAADGRIRTAFMPHSLTTVGEEYLREGVAEAREADVPVHLHANETTDEVDPIVDERGERPIAYAESLDALGPDDFFAHGVHVDEGEVDRLAEAGTAVVHCPASNMKLASGMAPVQRLREAGVTVALGTDGAASNNDLDVFDEMRDAAMIGKLAADDASAVPAEAVVEMATAGGADALNLPGGRIEAGAAADLAVVGLDAPHLTPVHDPVSHLAYAARGGDVRHTVCDGEILMRDREVLTLDAEAVQERAAEAAADLVDRVDAAE, encoded by the coding sequence ATGGACTACCTCCGCGTCGCCGGCGGACGGGTGCTTCGACCCGACGGACGCGTCGAGCGGGCTGACGTCGCGGTCGACCGCGACGAGGGAACGATCCGGGCCGTCGGGCCGCCGGACGAGGTCGACGACGCCGTCGGCGCGACCGCCGACGAGACGCTCGACGCCTCCGACTCGCTCGTGATCCCCGGGCTCGTCAACGCGCACACGCACGTCGCGATGACGCTTTTACGCGGGTACGCCGACGACAAGCCGCTCGACCCGTGGCTCCGCGAGGACATCTGGCCGGCCGAGGCCGAGCTGACCCCCGACGACGTGGAGGCGGGCGCGGCGCTCGGCGCGGTCGAGATGATCCGCTCGGGGACGACCGCGTTCGCGGACATGTACTTCGAGACGGACCGGGTCGCGGACGTCGTCGACCGCGCGGGGCTGCGCGCGCGCCTCGGCCACGGCGTCGTCACCGTAGGGAAAGACGACGCGGACGCCCGGGCGGACGTCGAGGAGGGCCTCGCGGTCGCCCGCGACCTCGACGGGGCCGCGGACGGCCGGATCCGGACGGCGTTCATGCCGCACTCGCTGACGACGGTCGGCGAGGAGTACCTCCGCGAGGGCGTCGCGGAGGCGCGCGAGGCGGACGTTCCGGTCCACCTCCACGCGAACGAGACGACCGACGAGGTCGACCCCATCGTCGACGAGCGCGGCGAGCGACCGATCGCGTACGCGGAGTCGCTCGACGCGCTCGGCCCGGACGACTTCTTCGCGCACGGCGTTCACGTCGACGAGGGCGAGGTCGACCGGCTCGCCGAGGCGGGGACCGCGGTGGTCCACTGCCCGGCCTCGAACATGAAGCTCGCCAGCGGGATGGCCCCGGTCCAGCGGCTCCGCGAGGCGGGCGTGACGGTCGCGCTCGGCACCGACGGCGCGGCCTCGAACAACGACCTCGACGTGTTCGACGAGATGCGCGACGCCGCCATGATCGGGAAACTGGCCGCGGACGACGCGAGCGCGGTCCCGGCCGAGGCGGTCGTGGAAATGGCGACGGCGGGCGGCGCGGACGCCCTGAACCTCCCCGGCGGCCGGATCGAGGCGGGCGCGGCCGCGGACCTCGCGGTCGTCGGCCTCGACGCGCCGCACCTGACGCCGGTCCACGACCCCGTCTCGCACCTCGCGTACGCGGCCCGCGGGGGCGACGTGCGCCACACGGTGTGCGACGGCGAAATCCTCATGCGCGACCGCGAGGTGCTGACGCTCGACGCCGAGGCGGTCCAGGAGCGCGCCGCGGAGGCCGCCGCCGATCTCGTCGATCGCGTGGACGCGGCGGAGTGA
- a CDS encoding adenosylhomocysteinase: MSETAYPPVSQHLSDVEAAREEGRRKMDWALQHMPILNALREEFADEQPLAGETIAMAMHVEAKTANLVELLAEGGAEVAITGCNPLSTHDDVSAALDAHKSITSYAVRGVDDDEYYDAMHACIAHEPTITVDDGMDMVKLVHEEYPDLIDSIVGGAEETTTGVDRLRAMDADGELHYPVFAVNDTPMKQLFDNVHGTGESSLATIAMTTNLSWAGKNVVVGGYGQCGKGVAKKASGQNANVIVCEVDPRKALEAHMEGYEVLPMKEAAAKGDVFITTTGNRDVITREHFEAMNDGVLLANAGHFDVEVNLDHLDELAVDRYEVREGVEGFEMEDGRVLNVIAEGRLVNLAAPIALGHPVEVMDQSFGVQAVVVRELAANGEAYDAGVHDVPDELDREVADIKLAAEGVEYDDLTDEQREYMGSWEHGT; the protein is encoded by the coding sequence ATGAGCGAGACCGCGTATCCGCCGGTGTCACAGCACCTCTCGGACGTCGAAGCGGCCCGAGAGGAGGGACGCCGGAAGATGGACTGGGCGCTCCAACACATGCCGATTCTGAACGCGCTCCGCGAGGAGTTCGCCGACGAGCAGCCGCTCGCGGGCGAGACGATCGCGATGGCGATGCACGTCGAGGCGAAGACCGCGAACCTCGTCGAACTGCTCGCCGAGGGCGGGGCCGAGGTCGCGATCACCGGCTGTAACCCCCTCTCGACGCACGACGACGTGTCGGCGGCGCTCGACGCCCACAAGTCGATCACCTCCTACGCGGTCCGCGGCGTCGACGACGACGAGTACTACGACGCGATGCACGCCTGTATCGCCCACGAGCCGACCATCACCGTCGACGACGGGATGGACATGGTGAAGCTGGTCCACGAGGAGTACCCGGACCTGATCGACTCCATCGTCGGCGGGGCCGAGGAGACGACCACCGGCGTCGACCGCCTGCGCGCGATGGACGCCGACGGCGAGCTCCACTACCCCGTCTTCGCCGTGAACGACACGCCGATGAAACAGCTGTTCGACAACGTCCACGGCACGGGCGAGTCGTCGCTCGCGACCATCGCGATGACGACGAACCTCTCGTGGGCCGGGAAGAACGTCGTCGTCGGCGGCTACGGCCAGTGCGGGAAGGGCGTCGCGAAGAAGGCGTCGGGGCAGAACGCGAACGTCATCGTCTGCGAGGTCGACCCGCGGAAGGCGCTCGAAGCCCACATGGAGGGGTACGAGGTGCTCCCGATGAAGGAGGCCGCGGCGAAGGGCGACGTGTTCATCACGACGACCGGCAACCGCGACGTGATCACCCGCGAGCACTTCGAGGCGATGAACGACGGCGTCCTCCTCGCGAACGCCGGCCACTTCGACGTGGAGGTGAACCTCGATCACCTCGACGAGCTCGCGGTCGACCGCTACGAGGTCCGCGAGGGCGTCGAGGGGTTCGAGATGGAAGACGGCCGCGTCCTGAACGTCATCGCGGAGGGGCGGCTCGTCAACCTCGCCGCGCCCATCGCCTTGGGCCACCCGGTCGAGGTGATGGACCAGAGCTTCGGCGTTCAGGCCGTCGTCGTCCGCGAACTGGCCGCCAACGGCGAGGCGTACGACGCCGGCGTCCACGACGTGCCCGACGAGCTCGACCGCGAGGTCGCTGACATCAAGCTCGCCGCCGAGGGCGTCGAGTACGACGACCTCACCGACGAGCAGCGCGAGTACATGGGCAGCTGGGAGCACGGGACGTAA
- the nucS gene encoding endonuclease NucS — protein MTVTSVHDPSHRETLWELEDAFERGDLVSVFGRCTVSYEGRAASDLGPGDRLLVLKPDGAALVHTDEGRQPVNWQPPGSEHRAAVRDGRLRVVSTRSNPDETLTVRFADVHQLSAMGVTGGRDLDLHGSEEDLRTRILERPALVEEGFEPRETERPSSAGPMDIFGVDAEETPVVVELKRRRVGPDAVGQLARYVRALEEELGADAATDTGGSPAVRGILVAPSVTARAAERLADRGFDHVALEPTPAE, from the coding sequence GTGACAGTCACGAGCGTCCACGACCCGAGCCACCGCGAGACCCTCTGGGAGCTCGAGGACGCCTTCGAGCGCGGCGACCTGGTAAGCGTGTTCGGTCGCTGTACGGTCTCGTACGAGGGCCGCGCCGCCTCGGACTTGGGCCCCGGCGACCGCCTGCTCGTGTTGAAGCCGGACGGCGCTGCCCTCGTTCACACCGACGAGGGTCGCCAGCCGGTGAACTGGCAGCCGCCGGGGTCGGAACACCGCGCCGCGGTCCGCGACGGCCGGCTGCGCGTGGTCTCGACGCGGTCGAACCCCGACGAGACGCTGACGGTCCGCTTCGCCGACGTCCACCAGCTCTCCGCGATGGGCGTGACGGGGGGCCGCGACCTCGACCTCCACGGCAGCGAGGAGGACCTCCGGACCCGGATCCTGGAGCGCCCCGCACTCGTCGAGGAGGGGTTCGAACCGCGGGAGACGGAACGGCCCTCCAGCGCCGGGCCGATGGACATTTTCGGGGTCGACGCCGAGGAGACGCCGGTCGTCGTCGAGCTGAAGCGCCGCCGGGTCGGCCCGGACGCCGTGGGACAGCTCGCGCGGTACGTGCGGGCGCTGGAGGAGGAACTGGGAGCCGACGCCGCGACCGATACCGGCGGCTCCCCCGCGGTCCGCGGAATTCTCGTCGCGCCGTCGGTCACCGCCCGGGCCGCGGAGCGCCTCGCGGACCGCGGCTTCGACCACGTCGCGCTCGAACCGACGCCGGCCGAGTGA